The genomic DNA TGAAACTCTTGTCTTatcttttgaataaaatgagatattgtttgacaaaagaaaaagaagaagaaggatcttttttttttttgatcaaaggaATGATCATTTTTTATTCTCACGATTTTCAAATTAAttctagaaaatataattttattttcttctataaTATTGATAGATGGAAAACTTTTTCATGATTTGACAAAGAAAAGACACTTTCTTTTACCAAATTTGAACGACGCGTTGTTTTTGGTTTGTGTCTATTTCACAAGCTGTAATCTTATCGAGTCTTCAATTCTTGGATTTTTTGTCAACCTtcaattcttggatttatggaATTAAATTTCAAACCTAGACACTGTCATAACTTTATGTTCCCATTTAAGATTACCACGTGCGCCTCGAATTCAGATACAAATATTTTCgtaaaatgtatacaatttttggctaccttttaaaaagatttgattGTACAGCCTGACAAGAAAGCAAATACTAGTATGTACTAAAGGTAAGTAGGTAACACAACGCATATTGTACAGATTCTACATTCGTATTCCTTTTTATTGAAGATAGAATTAgagaagataaataaataaactgattcttgtaaaaacatttattttcttactaataataataataaaaaatgataatttattgATCTCTGTTACATGCAAAGAAAACTAGCTTCAAGTGATGTGACTCCatagttttaaaagaaaacatatttcaaTATAAGCCTCCTGacgtatataaatattaaatttctgaTGGTTGGCAATAAATCCCCAACCAATACCAGAGAACCAAACACAACACACACCACaatatattctactcaatttttttttagaaacttcacattttaaactctcttttttgTAATGACAGGTTGCTTCAGCTTCTCTGAAGTAATAGAAGGGGCTTACAGATACGGGTTCAAAAGATCCGGTATACGACCCGTAACCATCGACTTGAAAGACGGAACCGTGGTCCATTTCTGGGTATCCAAGACCCGAGACGAGTCCAAACCCAACCTCCTCCTCATCCACGGACTCGGAGCTTCTGCCATCTGGCAATGGTACGACGTCGCACGACGCCTCTCTCCTCATTTCAACCTCTTCATCCCCGACCTCGTTTTCTTCGGCGGATCCTCCACGACCCGACCCGAAAGATCCGACGTTTTCCAGGCCCAGACGCTTATGCGGGCCTTAGAGGCCCAGTCCGTGAAACGTTTCAGCCTCGTCGGTCTTAGCTACGGCGGGTTCGTCGGTTACCGAATGGCGTCGATGTACGGAGACGCCGTTGAGAAGGTGGTGATATGCTGCGCCGCCGTGTGCGTGGAGGAGAATGACATGAGGGACGGCGTTTTCGCCGTCTCGGATCTTGATGAAGCTTCCAAGATTCTCGTGCCGGAGTCTGTGAAGAAGCTACGGGAACTTATCGGTTACATCTTCTACAAGCCGGCGTTGGCGAGACTGGTTCCTCCTTGTCTGCTCCATGATTTCATCGAACATGTGAGCTACTTTCTTCTTTTAGCTTGTTCATCCAATGATATTTGGACATGTGTCTACCTGTCTTAATGCATTTTAACAGATACAGTAGTAAATATTATTATGATCAGAAAAAGGCGAAAAAGTTTTTAAGATGATAAAAATCTAGCAAATGGGAAAAATAGTCTTCAAAAAGAGATATTTGAAAGATTCTAACTGTTTTTAGATAAGATATTAAATTGTCCACTTGAAGTTCTAGAGAGACCTGTCTAGCTGGATTTTTTTCTGTATAATTTCACTTttcggtttttaatttttttcactatatttttttttttgtcaaaaattgCTAATCTTTTAGACTATATTTGTGAAGTGATTTTGCCTCGTGTCCTTTCTAcgatcaatttcacaaaacaaatatgacgtggctactgaaattgatgacatgtcttataaCTTAATATGACATagacaattgcatttaatgttaatttatatttttgataaactttttaaaatatggcaataacttatatattacatttaattttaatttgtatttttggaatttttttaaaaatatgagaataactcataaatcatcattaaaataaatatattcaaatatgacattataaatttcgaaatataatttaattatatatttttaaattatacaattttattactaaaattttcaaaaatgtatacaatttttttagaaaattataaaaatttaatcgtaaaatcattattttcttatatatctacaaattttataaatattgtttaattttaatttttggttgtCATGCAACTTttgcaaatttatttaatatatttaattaaaataaatagatagaaaaatctatctaagattataatttcaaatatatacatgcatattcttaaatataatttttatgtttaatgaaatcaaatttatattaaaatattgatacgaaaagaaaaaaattacaatattaataaaattttgttttaaaatataatttatatttatctgttaaaaaatattttaaatttttttactgcacatggtgtAGGAAGACACCTagttatacttatatatatagttaaatatgcatgcatatattatttactagagTATAATGcaactttttattaatatttgtttggtACTTCATTGTGGTACTTGTTATGGCAGTTCTTTTGCAGAGTACTTGTTCTACCTACACAACAAGAACAAGTTATTAATTTTATCCACTATATTTTGTCAAAAATTTATAGTAGATTATACACATATATTGAAATATGTATACatccatattttttactagATCTCATTTATAATGCAGTTTTCAGACcttttttattaacatttgtctGGTACTTTATTGTTGTACTTCTTATGGCAGTTCTTTCGGAAAGTACTTACTCCGCGCAGTGCGCACAACATGAACAActtattctttttgtttaaccttttatttttattttttatttttttattttttttctttaagaaataaatattttttcaaacccGAAAACGGGAATTCAGTTTCGGTTACAAGTTCCATTTGAACAAAATTTCCCAAGTCAGAGTATTACAACCTAGCTTCGCCCACCCACTAGACCCGGCACATTCCGCTAACcttttatatttacatgaaaagtttactaatttgtaaaaaaaaaatgtaaatgaaCCAAAACAGGCATTGACCAGAGAAAATGTTAAAGAAAAGAGGGAGTTGATCAAAGACATACCAAAAGATAGAATAGTCTCCGAAATTCCAAAGCTCACACAGGTTCATCCCTCTTCTCGAATTTTCTCATTAATCACTCTCACTAATCGTCAttaataactttttaattatGAATGCAGCCAACTTTGATTATATGGGGAGAGCATGATCGAGTGTTTCCATTGGTGATGGGTAAGAGACTTAAACAGCACTTAGGAGATAATGGGAAGCTTGTTGTCATCGAAAGAACTGGTCATatctttaattttgaaaaacctAAAACTTATGTTAAACATCTGAAGTCTTTTCTTATGCAGACTAAACAACAGGTTCCTGTCTCTAACGGATCTGTTAAGTCTTAAACATCTGTATTATTTTCATATCTTGTAAGGATTATTAACGCATGTAGCAGCTAGTGAATTTCTATTA from Brassica napus cultivar Da-Ae unplaced genomic scaffold, Da-Ae ScsIHWf_1172;HRSCAF=1674, whole genome shotgun sequence includes the following:
- the LOC125596291 gene encoding uncharacterized hydrolase YugF-like; the protein is MTGCFSFSEVIEGAYRYGFKRSGIRPVTIDLKDGTVVHFWVSKTRDESKPNLLLIHGLGASAIWQWYDVARRLSPHFNLFIPDLVFFGGSSTTRPERSDVFQAQTLMRALEAQSVKRFSLVGLSYGGFVGYRMASMYGDAVEKVVICCAAVCVEENDMRDGVFAVSDLDEASKILVPESVKKLRELIGYIFYKPALARLVPPCLLHDFIEHALTRENVKEKRELIKDIPKDRIVSEIPKLTQPTLIIWGEHDRVFPLVMGKRLKQHLGDNGKLVVIERTGHIFNFEKPKTYVKHLKSFLMQTKQQVPVSNGSVKS